One stretch of Bacteroidales bacterium DNA includes these proteins:
- the lepB gene encoding signal peptidase I, which yields MKKIKDFLANKYFKFCAVSFLYLLWIIWLGSYWLLPGLVIIYDLYVTRKVNWTFWKKRDGKKKSAVVEWIDAIIFAVVAATLIRMFFIEAYTIPTSSMEKSLLIGDYLFVSKVSYGPKLPNTPISFPFVHHTLPFCKETKSFVEWVKWPYKRLAGMQKIKRNDVVVFNFPEGDTVILQYQDASYYSMVREYGRDYIWKNFDVISRPVDKKENYIKRCVGISGDSILVKHDQLYVNGKKQETIGKVQYTYFVKTNGTPINSIHFEELHISKADQNYNAAGGVYRLPLTDEAAEEIRGFNNVISVVKDENTNPAMMAKAIFPHNPKFPWTEDNFGPICVPKKGVTVQLNLDNLPLYQRIIDVYENNDLLVKDGAIYINGKKETSYTFKMDYYFMMGDNRHNSADGRYWGFVPEDHIVGKAVFVWLSLDKEKSFPSKIRWERMFRAIH from the coding sequence ATTAAAAAGATAAAGGATTTTCTTGCTAACAAGTATTTTAAGTTTTGTGCTGTATCATTCCTATACTTACTATGGATTATATGGCTTGGTAGCTATTGGTTACTCCCCGGATTAGTAATTATTTATGATTTATATGTTACCCGTAAAGTTAATTGGACTTTTTGGAAAAAGCGCGATGGTAAGAAAAAAAGTGCTGTTGTTGAATGGATTGATGCCATTATATTTGCCGTAGTTGCAGCAACGCTTATTAGGATGTTTTTTATTGAGGCATATACTATTCCTACGTCTTCAATGGAAAAATCATTGCTGATTGGCGATTATCTATTTGTAAGCAAAGTCAGCTATGGACCAAAATTACCAAACACGCCAATTTCATTCCCGTTTGTTCATCATACTTTACCATTCTGCAAAGAGACAAAATCATTCGTTGAATGGGTTAAGTGGCCTTACAAAAGACTTGCAGGAATGCAGAAAATAAAACGGAATGATGTTGTTGTTTTTAACTTTCCAGAAGGAGATACGGTTATCCTACAATATCAGGATGCAAGTTATTATAGTATGGTTAGGGAGTATGGTCGTGATTATATTTGGAAAAACTTTGATGTAATCTCTCGCCCAGTTGATAAAAAAGAAAATTATATTAAGCGTTGTGTTGGGATCTCTGGCGATTCGATATTAGTTAAACATGATCAGCTGTATGTTAACGGGAAGAAGCAAGAAACTATTGGTAAGGTTCAATACACCTATTTTGTAAAGACTAATGGAACACCAATAAATTCAATACATTTTGAAGAACTACATATTTCAAAAGCCGATCAAAATTATAATGCCGCAGGTGGCGTCTATAGACTTCCGTTAACGGATGAAGCTGCTGAGGAAATTAGAGGTTTTAATAATGTTATAAGCGTTGTGAAAGACGAAAATACTAACCCGGCAATGATGGCAAAGGCTATCTTTCCTCATAATCCGAAATTTCCATGGACTGAGGATAATTTTGGACCAATTTGTGTGCCTAAGAAGGGTGTTACAGTACAATTAAATTTGGATAATTTGCCGCTTTATCAAAGGATTATTGATGTTTATGAAAATAACGATTTGTTAGTTAAAGATGGAGCCATTTATATTAACGGCAAAAAAGAAACAAGTTACACCTTTAAAATGGATTATTACTTTATGATGGGTGATAATAGACATAATTCAGCGGATGGTCGTTATTGGGGATTTGTTCCTGAAGATCATATTGTTGGTAAGGCAGTATTCGTTTGGCTTTCATTGGATAAAGAAAAGAGTTTCCCTAGTAAAATCCGATGGGAGAGGATGTTTAGAGCAATACATTAG
- a CDS encoding proline--tRNA ligase: MAKEITSRKENYSQWYNDIVIKAGLADHSAVRGCMVIKPYGYAIWEKIQAQLDRMFKETGHQNAYFPLLIPKSFFSKEASHVEGFAKECAIVTHYRLKNDVNGKGVVVDEDAKLEEELIIRPTSETIIWNTYRTWIQSYRDLPILINQWANVVRWEMRTRLFLRTAEFLWQEGHTAHATMEEAVAETKQMVNIYAKFAQEWMSMPVIIGTKSEAERFAGAVDTYCIEALMQDGKALQAGTSHFLGQNFAKAFDVKFSSKEGVLDYVWATSWGVSTRLMGALIMAHSDDNGLVLPPKLAPTQVVFIPIYKTEEELSRVTEKVNQLKKSLELKGITTLYDNRDNLKPGFKFAEYELKGFPVRIAIGPKDLEKGTVEIARRDTLEKQFVSQDNVVDFVEKLLVDIQENLFNKAVSFRTDNTTKVDTYEEFKKLLDEKGGFVLAHWDGTRETEEIIKEETKATIRCIPIDGLKEAGKCMLTGKPSNQRVVFARAY, encoded by the coding sequence ATGGCTAAAGAAATTACAAGTAGAAAAGAGAATTATTCGCAATGGTATAACGATATCGTTATAAAGGCTGGCTTAGCTGATCATTCGGCTGTAAGAGGATGCATGGTAATTAAACCATACGGTTATGCTATATGGGAGAAAATACAAGCTCAACTGGATAGGATGTTTAAGGAAACAGGACATCAAAATGCTTATTTTCCGTTACTTATCCCAAAATCATTCTTTAGTAAAGAAGCAAGCCATGTTGAAGGATTTGCCAAAGAGTGTGCCATAGTTACTCATTATAGACTAAAAAATGATGTTAACGGAAAAGGAGTAGTTGTTGACGAAGATGCAAAACTTGAAGAAGAGTTAATTATAAGACCAACATCAGAGACTATAATTTGGAATACTTATCGTACTTGGATTCAATCGTATCGCGATTTACCAATTCTCATTAACCAATGGGCAAATGTTGTTCGGTGGGAAATGCGCACAAGGTTATTTCTTCGAACAGCAGAGTTTCTTTGGCAAGAGGGACATACAGCTCATGCAACTATGGAAGAAGCTGTTGCTGAAACAAAGCAAATGGTTAATATTTATGCAAAGTTTGCACAGGAGTGGATGTCAATGCCAGTAATTATTGGCACCAAATCTGAGGCAGAGCGATTTGCTGGAGCTGTAGATACCTATTGCATTGAAGCATTAATGCAGGATGGTAAGGCTTTACAAGCAGGAACGTCTCACTTTTTAGGACAAAATTTTGCTAAAGCATTTGACGTGAAGTTTTCAAGTAAAGAGGGAGTCCTTGATTATGTTTGGGCAACCTCATGGGGTGTATCGACCCGTTTAATGGGGGCTTTGATTATGGCTCATTCCGATGATAATGGACTAGTATTACCTCCAAAACTTGCACCAACTCAAGTTGTTTTTATCCCAATTTATAAAACAGAAGAGGAACTATCTAGAGTTACTGAAAAAGTTAATCAGCTAAAAAAATCATTGGAATTAAAGGGCATCACAACATTATATGATAATCGTGACAATCTTAAACCCGGATTTAAATTTGCTGAATATGAATTGAAAGGCTTTCCGGTTAGAATTGCAATTGGCCCTAAAGATTTAGAAAAAGGCACTGTTGAGATAGCGCGTCGCGATACCTTGGAGAAACAATTTGTATCCCAAGATAATGTGGTTGATTTTGTTGAAAAGTTACTTGTTGACATTCAGGAAAATCTTTTCAATAAAGCTGTCAGTTTTAGAACTGATAATACAACGAAGGTAGATACATATGAAGAGTTCAAGAAACTCCTTGATGAAAAGGGTGGTTTTGTTCTTGCACATTGGGATGGAACCCGTGAAACGGAAGAAATTATTAAAGAGGAGACAAAGGCGACTATCAGATGTATTCCTATTGATGGACTAAAAGAGGCTGGTAAATGTATGTTAACTGGTAAACCTTCGAATCAAAGGGTTGTTTTTGCTAGGGCTTATTAA
- a CDS encoding Zn-dependent hydrolase gives MKNKVLFSILFMSLLIASCGRKPKSIDNSNMQKKVEEFVKVDLTTSINHLSEKEKQILPLLFDAAQIMDELYWLQTYGSKEQLLSNISDPFLRDFAMINYGPWDRLNNNQPFIDGVGVKPLGAKFYPPDMTKEEFESFDNKDKTSLYSIITRNTEGKLESIPYHIEYKDKIESAANLIKQASELAEDEGLKKYLSLRADALLSDDYLQSDLAWMDMKTNNIDFVVGPIENYEDALYNYKAAYESFILIKDIEWSQKLARFAKLLPKLQESLPVEPLYKKEVPGSDSDLGVYDVVFYAGDCNAGSKTIAINLPNDAQVQLEKGSRKLQLKNAMKYKFDKILLPIGNLLIDPSQRKHIKFDAFFENVMFHEVAHGLGVKNLVNGKETVREALKEKFSAIEEGKADILGLFMIKKLTEMSELTNKDLMDNYVTFMAGIFRSVRFGAASAHGTANMVCFYYFQDKGAFVRNPKDGTYMVDFDKMTNAMNELANDILKLQGNGDYANVVKLLEAKGFVREELQSDLNRVSNANIPKDITFNQGKKLLGL, from the coding sequence ATGAAAAACAAAGTTTTATTTTCAATATTATTCATGAGTCTACTAATAGCCTCGTGTGGAAGAAAACCGAAATCAATTGATAATTCAAACATGCAAAAGAAAGTAGAAGAGTTTGTAAAAGTTGATCTTACAACCAGTATCAACCACCTTTCAGAAAAAGAAAAGCAAATACTTCCCTTACTTTTTGATGCTGCCCAAATAATGGATGAACTCTATTGGTTGCAAACCTATGGTAGTAAGGAACAGCTACTAAGCAATATTAGTGATCCTTTTTTGCGAGATTTTGCTATGATTAACTATGGTCCTTGGGATAGACTTAATAATAACCAACCATTTATTGATGGAGTAGGTGTTAAACCTCTAGGTGCAAAATTTTATCCTCCCGATATGACAAAGGAGGAGTTTGAATCTTTTGATAATAAAGACAAAACAAGTCTTTATTCGATAATTACAAGAAATACTGAAGGTAAATTAGAGTCAATTCCATATCATATAGAATACAAAGATAAAATTGAGAGTGCTGCAAATTTAATTAAGCAAGCTTCAGAGTTGGCAGAAGATGAGGGGTTGAAAAAATATTTGAGTTTAAGGGCTGACGCTTTACTATCAGATGATTATCTTCAAAGTGACTTGGCCTGGATGGATATGAAAACTAATAATATTGACTTTGTTGTAGGTCCAATAGAAAATTATGAAGACGCATTATATAACTATAAAGCAGCCTATGAGTCTTTTATTCTGATTAAGGACATTGAATGGAGTCAAAAACTTGCTCGTTTTGCAAAGTTACTCCCAAAACTTCAGGAAAGTTTACCTGTTGAACCTCTATATAAAAAAGAAGTTCCTGGCTCAGATTCTGATTTAGGTGTATATGATGTTGTATTCTATGCTGGGGATTGCAATGCAGGTAGTAAAACTATTGCGATTAACTTGCCAAACGATGCTCAAGTTCAACTAGAAAAAGGTAGTCGTAAGTTACAATTAAAGAATGCCATGAAGTATAAATTTGATAAAATTCTTTTACCAATTGGCAATTTACTAATAGATCCTTCACAACGTAAACATATAAAATTCGATGCATTTTTTGAAAATGTTATGTTTCATGAGGTTGCTCATGGTCTTGGAGTTAAAAATCTTGTTAACGGAAAAGAAACCGTTCGTGAAGCCCTTAAGGAAAAATTTAGTGCTATTGAGGAGGGGAAAGCTGATATACTTGGCCTGTTCATGATAAAAAAACTTACCGAAATGAGTGAGTTAACCAATAAAGATTTAATGGATAACTATGTAACTTTTATGGCTGGAATATTTAGATCTGTAAGATTTGGAGCAGCGTCTGCACATGGAACGGCAAATATGGTTTGTTTTTACTACTTTCAAGATAAAGGTGCATTTGTCCGTAATCCCAAGGATGGAACTTATATGGTGGATTTCGATAAAATGACAAATGCTATGAATGAATTAGCAAACGATATTCTGAAACTCCAAGGTAATGGCGATTATGCAAATGTTGTTAAACTTTTAGAAGCAAAGGGTTTTGTTAGAGAAGAGTTGCAATCAGATCTTAATAGAGTTTCAAATGCCAATATACCTAAAGACATTACTTTTAATCAAGGTAAAAAGTTACTCGGGTTATAA